From Salarias fasciatus chromosome 12, fSalaFa1.1, whole genome shotgun sequence, the proteins below share one genomic window:
- the LOC115397778 gene encoding phosphatidylinositol 4-phosphate 5-kinase type-1 beta-like isoform X1: MSTTAENGTGGPWSTSREKTYKKTTSSALKGAIQLGIGYTVGNLTSKPDRDVLMQDFYVVESVFLPSEGSNLTPAHKYPDFRFKTYAPLAFRYFRDLFGIKPDDYLYSLVNEPLIELTNPGASGSLFYLTSDDEFIIKTVQHKEAKFLQRLLPGYYMNLNQNPRTLLPKFYGLYCIQSGGINIRLVVMNNVLPRSVKMHYKYDLKGSTYKRRASRKEREKSSPTYKDLDFQDMHEVGLYFDTEMYNNLMKTLQRDCRVLESFKIMDYSLLLGVHVLDHNERDGGEQGGDGKRPPAQKVLYSTAMESIQGDGKAAEAITTDFTMGGIPAKTHKDEKLLIYLGIIDILQSYRLIKKLEHSWKALVYDGDSVSVHRPGFYASRFLKFMSTRVFRKNQLTRFSPSKRTRTSIPALKSSSQEILSLQADERNEEDKRDRLGGARSLDSLGGQAVFGSFLRPDLVPTDTSFYEGSSMGTISTSSIFVNVDHQTEDRSPSREDVASSSTFTLEDSAICLTSEQSTMDVDIDRDDGSVLDVYL; the protein is encoded by the exons ATGTCAACTACAGCAGAGAATGGGACGGGAGGGCCTTGGAGCacgagcagagagaaaacatacaaaaag ACCACATCGTCGGCCTTGAAAGGAGCCATTCAGCTCGGCATTGGCTATACAGTCGGCAACCTCACCTCCAAGCCCGACAGAGACGTGCTTATGCAAGACTTCTACGTGGTGGAGAGCGTCTTTCTGCCCAG CGAGGGAAGCAACTTAACTCCGGCACATAAATACCCTGACTTCCGCTTCAAGACGTACGCCCCCCTGGCCTTTCGCTACTTCAGAGACCTGTTCGGCATCAAACCGGACGATTACCTG TATTCCCTTGTAAATGAGCCTCTGATTGAGCTCACCAACCCGGGGGCCAGCGGCTCGCTCTTCTACCTGACCAGCGACGACGAATTCATCATTAAAACTGTCCAGCACAAAGAGGCCAAGTTTCTGCAGAGGCTGCTGCCAGGATACTACATG AACTTGAACCAGAATCCTCGAACTCTTCTGCCAAAGTTTTACGGCCTGTACTGTATCCAGTCCGGAGGAATCAACATTCGACTGGTGGTGATGAACAACGTACTGCCTCGCTCTGTTAAAATGCACTACAAGTACGACCTGAAGGGCTCCACCTACAAGAGGCGAGCGTCcaggaaagagagggagaagagctCTCCCACCTACAAGGACCTGGACTTCCAGGACATGCACGAGGTCGGCCTCTACTTCGACACGGAGATGTACAACAACCTGATGAAGACGCTGCAGAGAGACTGTCGG GTTTTGGAAAGCTTTAAAATAATGGactacagtctgctgctgggcGTTCACGTCCTGGACCACAACGAGCGGGACGGCGGCGAGCAGGGGGGTGACGGGAAGAGACCCCCGGCTCAGAAGGTGCTCTACTCCACCGCCATGGAGTCTATCCAAGGAGACGGGAAGGCTGCTGAGGCCATCACCACTGACTTCAC GATGGGAGGCAttcctgcaaaaacacacaaagacgaAAAGCTGCTCATCTACCTGGGAATCATAGATATTCTGCAGTCGTACAG GTTAATTAAAAAGTTGGAACACTCGTGGAAAGCCCTGGTGTACGACGGC GACTCCGTCTCGGTCCACCGGCCCGGGTTTTATGCGAGCCGCTTCCTCAAGTTCATGAGCACACGGGTGTTCAGGAAGAATCAGC TAACTCGATTTTCCCCTTCAAAGAGGACGCGTACTTCCATCCCGGCTCTCAAGTCGTCTTCACAGGAGATCCTTTCATTGCAGGCGGATGAGAGGAATGAAGAGGACAAGAGGGACAGGCTGGGCGGAGCCCGCAGCCTGGACAGCCTGGGCGGACAAG ctgtgttTGGTTCGTTTCTGCGTCCCGATCTGGTTCCCACCGACACGTCCTTCTATGAAGGCTCCTCCATGGGAaccatctccacctcctccatctttGTAAACGTGGACCACCAGACAGAGGACAG GTCTCCCTCCAGAGAGGACGtcgcctccagctccaccttcaCCCTGGAGGACAGCGCCATCTGCCTCACCTCGGAGCAGAGCACCATGGATGTGGACATAGACCGCGACGACGGCTCCGTTCTCGATGTCTACTTG tGA
- the LOC115397778 gene encoding phosphatidylinositol 4-phosphate 5-kinase type-1 beta-like isoform X2: protein MSTTAENGTGGPWSTSREKTYKKTTSSALKGAIQLGIGYTVGNLTSKPDRDVLMQDFYVVESVFLPSEGSNLTPAHKYPDFRFKTYAPLAFRYFRDLFGIKPDDYLYSLVNEPLIELTNPGASGSLFYLTSDDEFIIKTVQHKEAKFLQRLLPGYYMNLNQNPRTLLPKFYGLYCIQSGGINIRLVVMNNVLPRSVKMHYKYDLKGSTYKRRASRKEREKSSPTYKDLDFQDMHEVGLYFDTEMYNNLMKTLQRDCRVLESFKIMDYSLLLGVHVLDHNERDGGEQGGDGKRPPAQKVLYSTAMESIQGDGKAAEAITTDFTMGGIPAKTHKDEKLLIYLGIIDILQSYRLIKKLEHSWKALVYDGDSVSVHRPGFYASRFLKFMSTRVFRKNQLTRFSPSKRTRTSIPALKSSSQEILSLQADERNEEDKRDRLGGARSLDSLGGQAVFGSFLRPDLVPTDTSFYEGSSMGTISTSSIFVNVDHQTEDREDVASSSTFTLEDSAICLTSEQSTMDVDIDRDDGSVLDVYL from the exons ATGTCAACTACAGCAGAGAATGGGACGGGAGGGCCTTGGAGCacgagcagagagaaaacatacaaaaag ACCACATCGTCGGCCTTGAAAGGAGCCATTCAGCTCGGCATTGGCTATACAGTCGGCAACCTCACCTCCAAGCCCGACAGAGACGTGCTTATGCAAGACTTCTACGTGGTGGAGAGCGTCTTTCTGCCCAG CGAGGGAAGCAACTTAACTCCGGCACATAAATACCCTGACTTCCGCTTCAAGACGTACGCCCCCCTGGCCTTTCGCTACTTCAGAGACCTGTTCGGCATCAAACCGGACGATTACCTG TATTCCCTTGTAAATGAGCCTCTGATTGAGCTCACCAACCCGGGGGCCAGCGGCTCGCTCTTCTACCTGACCAGCGACGACGAATTCATCATTAAAACTGTCCAGCACAAAGAGGCCAAGTTTCTGCAGAGGCTGCTGCCAGGATACTACATG AACTTGAACCAGAATCCTCGAACTCTTCTGCCAAAGTTTTACGGCCTGTACTGTATCCAGTCCGGAGGAATCAACATTCGACTGGTGGTGATGAACAACGTACTGCCTCGCTCTGTTAAAATGCACTACAAGTACGACCTGAAGGGCTCCACCTACAAGAGGCGAGCGTCcaggaaagagagggagaagagctCTCCCACCTACAAGGACCTGGACTTCCAGGACATGCACGAGGTCGGCCTCTACTTCGACACGGAGATGTACAACAACCTGATGAAGACGCTGCAGAGAGACTGTCGG GTTTTGGAAAGCTTTAAAATAATGGactacagtctgctgctgggcGTTCACGTCCTGGACCACAACGAGCGGGACGGCGGCGAGCAGGGGGGTGACGGGAAGAGACCCCCGGCTCAGAAGGTGCTCTACTCCACCGCCATGGAGTCTATCCAAGGAGACGGGAAGGCTGCTGAGGCCATCACCACTGACTTCAC GATGGGAGGCAttcctgcaaaaacacacaaagacgaAAAGCTGCTCATCTACCTGGGAATCATAGATATTCTGCAGTCGTACAG GTTAATTAAAAAGTTGGAACACTCGTGGAAAGCCCTGGTGTACGACGGC GACTCCGTCTCGGTCCACCGGCCCGGGTTTTATGCGAGCCGCTTCCTCAAGTTCATGAGCACACGGGTGTTCAGGAAGAATCAGC TAACTCGATTTTCCCCTTCAAAGAGGACGCGTACTTCCATCCCGGCTCTCAAGTCGTCTTCACAGGAGATCCTTTCATTGCAGGCGGATGAGAGGAATGAAGAGGACAAGAGGGACAGGCTGGGCGGAGCCCGCAGCCTGGACAGCCTGGGCGGACAAG ctgtgttTGGTTCGTTTCTGCGTCCCGATCTGGTTCCCACCGACACGTCCTTCTATGAAGGCTCCTCCATGGGAaccatctccacctcctccatctttGTAAACGTGGACCACCAGACAGAGGACAG AGAGGACGtcgcctccagctccaccttcaCCCTGGAGGACAGCGCCATCTGCCTCACCTCGGAGCAGAGCACCATGGATGTGGACATAGACCGCGACGACGGCTCCGTTCTCGATGTCTACTTG tGA